The window GAAGTGCGGGTCCTTCGCGTCCTCGACTGCCTCGTCCTCGGTCAGCGAGTCGGCGAGGTCCAGGAGCTCGACGCCGGCGCGGGCGTTGATAAGCGCCGTCTCCGTCGTCTCCGCTTCCAGCGTGTCGATCGCACGGTCGACCCACGGCTGGAAGTCGGGGCCGACGTGGACGAGGGCGTCGGCGTCGGTGATCCGACGCTGGATCGACGGGTCCGGCTCCCAGCCGTGGCCGTGGAGCCCGGTCGGAACCAGGTTCTCGACGTTCAGGGCCGTTCCCTCGGCGAGCGTGTCAGCGAAGTCGTAGAAGGTGAAGAACGAGGCCACGACCGTGTACTCGCCGTCGTCGGTGCCGGTGTCGCTGCCCGCCGAATTCGCTCCGTCGGACCCGCCGGGCTCGGCCGCGTTCCCCGTGCAACCGGCGAGACCTCCCGCGAGGACGCCGGCGCCGATGCCGGCGAACCGCCGTCGGGAGAGGACCGCCGCTTCGTTCGTGTCGTTGCTCATTACCGGTTGTTTGACGGGGGCAATATAATACACTTTGGGTCTAAGAAAAAAATTAGACTAGTCTAATTCCCCGCTGATAGGGGATAACTTGGCGGCCGACACCGGCGCGCGGGACGGGGAACGTCGGCCGCGAGCCCCCCGCAGCCGTCACGTTTGAGCGCCGCAAACACGGTCGTCGGCCTCGAACGCTCCCGCCGACCGCGACCACCCCCGCGACCGCGACCACCCCCGCGACCGCGACCACCCCCGCGACCGCGAACCTCAAGCTTCAACTGCCGCGACCGTGTGAACGACGTATGAGCGATCAACAGCTTCGCAAGGAAGCGCACGACCTCGACGTCACCGTCTGGGTCGGGAAGAAGGGGGTCGACGCCGTCGTCGACGAGACGGCCGACCAGCTCGACGACGCCAAGCTCGTGAAGGTGAAGTTCCTCCGGGCTGCCCGGGGCGGGACCACGACCGACGAGCTCGCCGCCGAGTTGGCCGACGCCGTCGGCGCCGACCTCGTGGAGACGCGCGGGAACACGGCGGTACTCCACTGATGAGCGCCGCCGCCGACGGAGCGGGAGTGGTCGCCGTCGCGGGGACGCTGGAGCCGTTCCTCGGCCCGCTGACCGGGATCGTCATCGACGCCGCGATCTTCCTCGCCGTCGTCGTCGCGACGTACGTTGTTTATAAGGCCGTCATCGCGCCGCTCGTCGGTCGGCTGTTCGACAGGCAGGGGCTCGACGAGCACGCGCGGCGCCCCCTCCAGAAGATCGTCGCGTTCCTCGTGCTGTTCGCGGGCGTCACCGTCGCGTTCGGCGCGGCGGGCTATCAGGGGTTCCTGCGTTCGCTGGCGACCATCGCCGCGGCGGCGACGCTCGCGATCGGCTTCGCGCTCCAAGACGTGATCAAGAACTTCGTCGCGGGCGTCTTCATTTACACCGACAAGCCGTTCCGCATCGGTGACTGGATCGAGTGGCAGGGGAACTCGGGGGTCGTGGAGGACATCTCCTTCCGAGTCACCCGCGTGCGCACGTTCGACAACGAGCTGCTCACGGTGCCGAACGCCGTGCTCACCGGCGACGTGGTGAAGAACCCGGTCGCGAAGAAGACGCTGCGCCTGAAGTTCGTCTTCGGGATCGACTACGAGGACGACGTCGAGAAGGCGACCGACATCATCGTCGAGGAGGCAGAGAAGAGCGACGCCATCCTCGACGACCCCGCGCCGTCGGTCCGGCTGACCGAACTGGCCGACTCATACGTTGGTCTGCAGTCGCGGATCTGGATCGACGACCCGTCGCGGGCCGACTTCGTGAAGGCACGCGCCGACTACGTGAAGGCGGTCAAGAAGCGCTTCGACGAGGAGGACATCTCGATCCCGTTCCCGCAGCGGACCGTCTCAGGGCGGAACGAGTGGACGGACCCCTCGTCGTTCGGCGGCGCGGCGTAGGCGCCCGGCCGAGCGCCGGTGGCGGCTCTCGGACGCTCCGCCCGGCGGGGCTCCCCCCGGCGCCCGATAGTAACGAACTTGAGGGTCCGGTAACTCGTTTGGCCCATGCATGTGGTCGTCATCGGGGCCGGCGAGGTCGGGACGAGCATCGCCGCGAGCCTCGCGTCGGACCACGAGGTCGTCGTCGTGGACGTCGACCCCGACCGCGCGGAACAGCTCAAGTACGAACTCGACGTGCTCACTATCGCCGGCGACGGCACGACCTCCGAGATCCAGACGGCGGCGGAAGTCGGCCGCGCGGACATGGTCATCGCCTGCACCGACAACGACCAGACGAACCTCGTCGCCTGCGGCGCCGCGAAGACGCTGGGCGACGGGTTCACCATCGCCCGCGTGAAGAGCACGGACTTCCTCCGGACGTGGGAGGGCAGCGAAGGCGCCTTCGGCGTCGATTTTATGGTGTGTACGGACCTGTTGACCGCGGAGAACATCGTCCGCGTCATCGGGCTCCCGGCCGCGATCGACGTCGACCCGTTCGCGAGCGGGCTGGTCCAGATGGCCGAGTTCGAGATCGCCGAGGAGAGCCCCGTGGCCGGGCAGACCGTCTCCGAGGCCGACCGCTTCGAGTCGCTCACGTTCGTCGGGCTGTTCCGCGACGGAGAGATGACGATCCCGCGGGGCGACACCGACATCAGGGTCGGCGACCGCGCGGTGGTCATCGGGAGCCCCGAGAGCGTCCAGGCGTTCGCGACCGACGTGGCGCCGGAGACCACGCCCGATCACGCCGACGAGATCGTCGTGGTCGGCGGCAGCGAGATCGGGTATCAGACCGCCAGACTGCTGGAGGAGCGCGACTTCAAGCCGCGGCTGATCGAGCGGGACCCCGACCGCGCGCGGTGGCTCGCGGAGAACCTCCCGAACACCGTCGTCATGGAACACGACGCGACCGACACCGAGTTTCTCAGCCGCGAGCACGTCGACGAGGCGGACATCGTCGTCACCGCGCTGCGCTCGGACGAGAAGAACCTGCTCATCTCCGTGCTCGCCAAGCGGCTCGGCGTCGAGCGCGTGATCGCGGTCGTCGACAGCCCCGACTACGTCACCGTCTTCGAGGAGATCGGGATCGACATCGCGATCAATCCGCGGACCGTGACCGCCGAGGAGATCACGCGGTTCACCTACGAGAGCGTCGCGGAGAACATCGCCGTGCTGGAGAACGACCAGGCGGAGGTCCTCGAACTGGAGCTCACCGAGGGGTGCGGGCTCACCGGCCGACCGATCTCGGAGCTCGTCGCCGACAGCGACGCGCGGTTCGTCATCGGCGCGATCACTCGGGACAACGAGCTCGTCACGCCGCGGGGCGACACCGTTCTCCGGCCGGGCGACCACGTCATCCTGTTCGTGGAGTCCGACTCGGTGAGCGCGATCACCTCGATGGCGTGAGTTTCCCGTGACCAGCAATATCCGGGTCGGCTGGCGGGCGAGCGTCGGGCTCACCGGCGACGTCCTCGCGGCCCTCCCGGTCCCGCTCGCGTTCCCGCTGCTGATCGCCCTCTACTACGGCGAGTCGCCGCTGCCGTTCGTCGCCGCGATCGCCGTCTCGCTCGCGCTCGGCGCGGCGTTCCGGTCGGTGCAGGACCCGGCGGAGGACCTCGGGCCCCGCGAGGCGTTCCTCGCCGTGGCGCTGATCTGGTTCCTCGTCGCCGCGGTCGGCGCGGTCCCGTTCGTCGTCGCGGGCGTCGGTACGATCGCGCACCCGGTGAACGCGATGTTCGAGGCGATGAGCGGGCTGACGACGACCGGCGCGACGGTCCTCCGAGACTTCTCGCTCCACTCGAAGTCCGTGCTGATGTGGCGGCAGGTGATCCAGTGGCTCGGGGGCCTCGGAATCCTCATCCTCGCGACCGCGGTGCTCTCCGAGATCGGCGTCGGTGGGGCCCAGCTCATGGAGTCGGAGTCGCAGACGCAGGACGTGAACAAGCTCACGCCGAAGATCTCGCAGACCGCACAGCTCATCTGGGGCATCTACTTCGGGCTCACGGGACTCGCGATCGCCGTCTACTTCCTGCTCGGGCTCGCCGTCGACCCGCAGATGGACCTGTACAACGCGATCGCCCACGCGTTCACGTCGGTGGCGACCGCGGGCTTCTCGCCGGAGCCGGACTCCGTCGGCGCGTTCCACCCGCTCATCCAGTGGGCGGTCGTCCCGTTCATGGTGATCGGCTCGACCAGCTTCGTGCTCATCTACTTCGCCATCAACGGCGAGCCGATGCGGCTGTTGAAAAACGAGGAGTTTCACTTCTATCTCGGCGCGATGGGAACGCTCGCGTCGATCGTCGCCGTCGGCCTGTTCCTCGATCCCGGCATCACGTTCGGCGCCGAGGGGACGATCCGCCACGCCGTGTTCAACGTCGCCTCCATCGTGACGACGACGGGGTACGCCAGCACCGACTACGTGCTGTGGGCGCCCGCCGCGAAGCACATGCTGTTCATGGGGATGTTCATCGGCGGGATGGTGGGGTCGACCACCTGCTCGATCAAGTCGCTCCGGTGGCTGGTCGCGCTGAAGTCGTTCCGCCGGAACCTCTACACCGCGATCCACCCCGAGGCGGTGCGACCGGTTCGGATCTCGGGGAAAACGGTGGACGAGGGGGCGATCCGCGACATCTACGCGTACCTCCTCCTCAGCATCGTGATCTTCTTTCTGCTCGCCATCGTCATCGTCGTTGACGCGGAGCGAGGGAACGCCCCCGTGACGGAGTTCGAGGCGCTCGGCGCCGCGGCGACGACCTTCCTCAACATCGGGCCGGCGTTCGGCGCGGCCGGTCCGTACGGGACGTTCGCGACGTTCCCGATGAGCACGCGGGCCGTGATGGTCGTCCTGATGTGGATCGGACGGATCGAGATCATCCCCGTGCTCGTCCTGTTCACGAAGGCGTTCTGGACGTCATGACGGACGCGAGATCGGGAGTGAATGACCGCTCGTCGCCGGCCGGTCCGGCTATCGACGGCTTCTTTGCGCGCGGGAAGGCTACGACTGGTATCGGTATTATTAGGGGGCACCCGTGACGCGAACGACGGTCAACACGCGAGCGACACTGAGCTACACCGGGAGCGTCGTCAAATACCTCTCGGCGTCGATGAGCGTCCCGCTCGTCGTGGCGCTGATCTACGGGGAGGACGCGGTCGCGTTCGCGGTCTCGCTGGCGCTCGGCGTCGCGATCGGCGCGGGCATGGAACGGCTCGACGACGAGCCGGATCTCGGACCGCGGGACGCGCTGGCGGTCGTCTCGCTCGCGTGGCTCATGGCCGCGGTCGTCGGCGCGATCCCGTACGTCATCGCCGGATACGGAACCGCTTCGGCGCTCGGGCACCCCGTGAACGCGCTGTTCGAGTCGATGAGCGGATTCACCACGACCGGCGCGACGGCGACCGCGGAGATCAGCTTCGAGCGGCACTCGCACGCCGTGTTGATGTGGCGGCAGCTCACGCAGTGGCTCGGCGGGATGGGGATCATCGTGCTGATGGTCGCGATCCTCCCGCAGCTGGCGGTCAACGGCGCGGAGCTGATGAAATCGGAGGCGCCTGGGCCGGGGCTCCAGAAGCTCACGCCGCGGATCGCCGAGACGGCGCGGGCGCTCTGGCTGATCTACGCCGGATTCACGGCCGCGCTGATCGCGATCCTGTTCGGACTCGGGCTCACGCCGCTCGCGCCGAACATGGACCTGTACAACGCGATCGCGCACGGCTTCTCGACGCTCCCGACCGGCGGCTTCTCGCCGCAGGCGGAGAGCATCGCGGCGTTCTCGCCCGTGGTCCAGTGGGTGTTCGTCCCCTTCATGGTGATCGCCGGAGTGAACTTCGCGCTGTTCTGGTTCGTGCTCCGCGACGACCCGACGCGGATGTTCGAGAACACCGAGTTCCGCATGTACCTCGGGCTGGTGACCGGGTTCGCGGCGGTGCTCGCGGTCGGTCTGTTTTACGGCGGGGCCCCCGCGACCGAGATCGGCGGGATCACCGAGGGCGTCACGGAGAACGCGCTCAGACAGGGGGTCTTTCAGATCGCCTCGCTGCTGAACTCGACCGGGTTCGCGACCGCGGACTTCGCGCAGTGGGACACCCACACGCAGTTCCTCCTGCTGTTCGCGATGTTTCTCGGCGGCTCGGCGGGTTCGACCGGCGGCGGGATCAAGATCATCCGGTGGCTCATCCTGTTGAAGACGCTTCGCCGGGAGCTGTACACGACGGCGA is drawn from Halorubrum sp. CBA1229 and contains these coding sequences:
- a CDS encoding TrkH family potassium uptake protein, whose translation is MTRTTVNTRATLSYTGSVVKYLSASMSVPLVVALIYGEDAVAFAVSLALGVAIGAGMERLDDEPDLGPRDALAVVSLAWLMAAVVGAIPYVIAGYGTASALGHPVNALFESMSGFTTTGATATAEISFERHSHAVLMWRQLTQWLGGMGIIVLMVAILPQLAVNGAELMKSEAPGPGLQKLTPRIAETARALWLIYAGFTAALIAILFGLGLTPLAPNMDLYNAIAHGFSTLPTGGFSPQAESIAAFSPVVQWVFVPFMVIAGVNFALFWFVLRDDPTRMFENTEFRMYLGLVTGFAAVLAVGLFYGGAPATEIGGITEGVTENALRQGVFQIASLLNSTGFATADFAQWDTHTQFLLLFAMFLGGSAGSTGGGIKIIRWLILLKTLRRELYTTANPDVVRPVRLGGEVVDEDVIRGILVFTLLYFLLFALAAVFIEIDTARVGEALTGTEAFAASLATIGNIGPGLGPLGPFGSYEFLPNTTKLLMIGLMWIGRLEIVPVLALFVAGIDER
- a CDS encoding TrkH family potassium uptake protein, which gives rise to MTSNIRVGWRASVGLTGDVLAALPVPLAFPLLIALYYGESPLPFVAAIAVSLALGAAFRSVQDPAEDLGPREAFLAVALIWFLVAAVGAVPFVVAGVGTIAHPVNAMFEAMSGLTTTGATVLRDFSLHSKSVLMWRQVIQWLGGLGILILATAVLSEIGVGGAQLMESESQTQDVNKLTPKISQTAQLIWGIYFGLTGLAIAVYFLLGLAVDPQMDLYNAIAHAFTSVATAGFSPEPDSVGAFHPLIQWAVVPFMVIGSTSFVLIYFAINGEPMRLLKNEEFHFYLGAMGTLASIVAVGLFLDPGITFGAEGTIRHAVFNVASIVTTTGYASTDYVLWAPAAKHMLFMGMFIGGMVGSTTCSIKSLRWLVALKSFRRNLYTAIHPEAVRPVRISGKTVDEGAIRDIYAYLLLSIVIFFLLAIVIVVDAERGNAPVTEFEALGAAATTFLNIGPAFGAAGPYGTFATFPMSTRAVMVVLMWIGRIEIIPVLVLFTKAFWTS
- the trkA gene encoding Trk system potassium transporter TrkA, with protein sequence MHVVVIGAGEVGTSIAASLASDHEVVVVDVDPDRAEQLKYELDVLTIAGDGTTSEIQTAAEVGRADMVIACTDNDQTNLVACGAAKTLGDGFTIARVKSTDFLRTWEGSEGAFGVDFMVCTDLLTAENIVRVIGLPAAIDVDPFASGLVQMAEFEIAEESPVAGQTVSEADRFESLTFVGLFRDGEMTIPRGDTDIRVGDRAVVIGSPESVQAFATDVAPETTPDHADEIVVVGGSEIGYQTARLLEERDFKPRLIERDPDRARWLAENLPNTVVMEHDATDTEFLSREHVDEADIVVTALRSDEKNLLISVLAKRLGVERVIAVVDSPDYVTVFEEIGIDIAINPRTVTAEEITRFTYESVAENIAVLENDQAEVLELELTEGCGLTGRPISELVADSDARFVIGAITRDNELVTPRGDTVLRPGDHVILFVESDSVSAITSMA
- a CDS encoding YhbY family RNA-binding protein, with the translated sequence MSDQQLRKEAHDLDVTVWVGKKGVDAVVDETADQLDDAKLVKVKFLRAARGGTTTDELAAELADAVGADLVETRGNTAVLH
- a CDS encoding mechanosensitive ion channel family protein, encoding MSAAADGAGVVAVAGTLEPFLGPLTGIVIDAAIFLAVVVATYVVYKAVIAPLVGRLFDRQGLDEHARRPLQKIVAFLVLFAGVTVAFGAAGYQGFLRSLATIAAAATLAIGFALQDVIKNFVAGVFIYTDKPFRIGDWIEWQGNSGVVEDISFRVTRVRTFDNELLTVPNAVLTGDVVKNPVAKKTLRLKFVFGIDYEDDVEKATDIIVEEAEKSDAILDDPAPSVRLTELADSYVGLQSRIWIDDPSRADFVKARADYVKAVKKRFDEEDISIPFPQRTVSGRNEWTDPSSFGGAA